Proteins co-encoded in one Setaria viridis chromosome 9, Setaria_viridis_v4.0, whole genome shotgun sequence genomic window:
- the LOC117835471 gene encoding uncharacterized protein, whose protein sequence is MSEDYRRNNPNPSLVEQVVLIDIRNMLQSMGKDIRSFPLPRIDDAYDDASGIPREIFEEASIDQDPEDVGLSDSLNEEQRAAYEEIMSKVDTEQGGLFFVDGPGGIGKTFLYRALLGTLRNQNKLAIASTTFGVAASIMPGGRTAHSRFKIPLTFEDGCFSFTKESGTAKLLQQASLIIWDKASMAKRQAMEALDNSLRDIMGRQDLSFGGKTVVFGGDFRQVLPIVRKGSRAQIVDATLRRSYLWESMHHLKLVRNMRAQSDPWFAEYLLRIGGGTEEVNGDGDVCLPDDICVPYSGDS, encoded by the coding sequence ATGTCAGAAGACTACAGGCGCAACAATCCAAACCCAAGTTTGGTGGAACAGGTGGTTTTGATTGACATTAGGAATATGTTGCAATCTATGGGGAAGGACATAAGGTCATTCCCTCTCCCAAGAATTGATGACGCATATGACGACGCTAGCGGTATCCCTCGTGAGATATTTGAGGAGGCAAGCATTGATCAGGATCCGGAAGATGTGGGGCTATCTGATTCCCTAAACGAGGAGCAGAGGGCTGCCTACGAAGAGATAATGTCCAAAGTGGACACCGAACAAGGCGGTTTGTTCTTTGTAGATGGACCTGGCGGCATAGGAAAGACATTTTTGTACAGGGCACTTCTCGGAACCCTTCGCAATCAGAACAAGCTTGCCATTGCTTCAACTACATTTGGTGTCGCAGCATCTATAATGCCTGGTGGGAGGACGGCCCACTCACGTTTCAAGATACCCCTTACATTTGAGGatggttgttttagttttaccaAAGAGAGTGGTACTGCAAAGCTATTGCAGCAAGCATCTCTCATCATTTGGGACAAGGCATCTATGGCAAAGAGGCAAGCTATGGAAGCCCTAGACAATAGCCTACGTGATATAATGGGCCGGCAGGATCTGTCGTTCGGTGGGAAGACTGTTGTCTTTGGAGGGGATTTTAGACAGGTTCTCCCTATTGTACGGAAAGGATCTAGGGCTCAGATAGTCGATGCTACTCTACGGAGGTCATATCTTTGGGAATCCATGCACCACCTTAAGCTCGTGCGCAACATGAGGGCGCAGAGTGACCCGTGGTTTGCGGAATATCTACTGCGCATTGGTGGTGGCACGGAGGAGGTTAACGGAGATGGTGATGTATGTCTTCCTGACGATATATGTGTCCCGTACTCTGGGGATTCTTAG